One genomic segment of Canis aureus isolate CA01 chromosome 37, VMU_Caureus_v.1.0, whole genome shotgun sequence includes these proteins:
- the LOC144306849 gene encoding uncharacterized protein LOC144306849, which translates to MTAGRPLRSPGPLGELWVLLPAPPRLARPQAAARARLLWRLREQRACFWIRSGRSPRPGRLPFPGLRPRFSQRLAGCRCARFTPALGTMLPLVWDIITWHPHATRLRISCIFEPS; encoded by the exons ATGACGGCCGGGCGCCCGCTCCGCTccccgggacccctgggtgagCTCTGGGTGCTGCTCCCTGCGCCGCCGCGACTTGCACGACCCCAAGCGGCCGCTCGCGCTCGCCTCCTCTGGCGCCTCCGGGAGCAGAGGGCATGCTTCTGGATCCGCAGTGGTCGCTCCCCGAGGCCGGGCCGGCTTCCCTTCCCGGGCCTGAGACCCCGGTTCTCCCAGCGCCTTGCAGGCTGCAGGTGTGCACGCTTCACCCCAGCGCTGGG AACCATGTTACCTCTTGTCTGGGACATCATCACCTGGCACCCTCATGCCACCCGTCTTCGCATATCGTGCATCTTTGAGCCAAGTTAG